The genomic interval GCCCTCGAGACTGGAGATTGTATCGGGTAGTTTCGCTTGTCTTAAATTGGTACATCAAGACTCAGGTCCGATGTAAAAGGTTAAGGAATCCTCGACTTTATCCGTTACCAGGACGACAGAATCCTcagaggaggaggggggaaaaCGTGAGAGACAAGATCTGCTTAACGCGCAGGAAGAATGGCGTAGGtaccgaagagaaaataagaaaagccGTTACGAAGGTCTGCAGGGAAAAACTCATAAGTTTCAATTTAGGAAGGATCAGTGTCTACAGATGAGCTTAGGCTAAGGACGGCCTTATTGATTTTCGCGCATTTGTCTGCTCCATTCTAGCTAACCTTTCgaagaatatacgtatacgcgacgaTCTCGAGCCCGGTGGCCATCCTCGTCTTCGAGACGTTAGTCTTATTTGAAAGACATGAAAGgagggaaagaaataaaaaacaacgtCGAAAGAAGCAACGAAAAAGCAGATTTGCTATCGCCATTACTTTAGGTATAAATCATTTACTCTCTCAGCAGCAAATTTCTTGCACGTCGATGTAATCTCGAACAAGAATCTCGTTCTCGGAGGCCTCGTATCTCTTTGAATAAACAACGGATTCCCTTGCCTGTTATTTTTACACTGCCAATGCGAGAGTGGCCGAGCTAGCTAATTTTGTAACACAAGATGTACCGTGATAATTGACTAGAATCACCGTCCCAAATGTCGAATACGAATAAAGTAGCAATTCACTCGCAACGGCGCATTACGCCGCTCGTTCGATTCGTCAAATTGTTGGATCCGTCAACCACAttccgtcgatcgatcgccgtATCCGTACTTGGAGCTAATTAATTTTGGTCGTGATACTTCCGAAAAcataataaattaaacattTCAACTCTCCTGTGTTTCCGCCCTCGCGTATCAGTCTGCTATCTTTCACGGGGTATTTCCTGGCACGGATTAGTTGTTTGTCTCGAATAATTAATCGGGTTCAATGTTCACTGTTTTCCCAGCTTCCGGTCAGCGTAAAATGACGTAGGTCCGTGTACGCACATTCGTATATATCTCCTCAGTCATCGCGTATAAACGAAAGGAAAGTGCGGGGGCTGAACCCTGAATACTGCAGGAACTAACGGACGGATTCTGTTGCGAAATATGAATGAGAATCCGAgttaaaattaaacaaatgacGGATGACGCACTGCTCTCTAAATCCCGAAGGTTAAACCATTACTGCACGGTGTTTATTTTCGGTCCCTTGGTACATAATTCTTCTATAGTTTACGATTCGATGCCTTCAGCGCTCAGTTTTTATTTGGATATTCAACGCAATCTGCGGGGTTTCGCGtcacttttggaaaattatgcCTAAACTCTCCCTTCGACTTGGCACATCCCCGCGAAATGTCTTCCTATACTTTGTATTAATTAGGTGGGAATGTGTGACTCATAAAACAATTTAATTAAATGCCGACGTTGGCGTGTCGACGAGTAACCAGTTTGCTCCAACTTTTGCGGCATTCCACGACGTGGGGGTGCCTTGAACATCTAATTTTGAAGTGGGACCAAATCTCGAGAGAGAAACTGGGTCACccagaaaaaagtagaatatgATTCTGTAACGCACACTCGCCTGCaacaaagaagagaaagaaactgTCTCCTCTTCCTCGCAAGTCTCGGGTGTTCAGGAGAGACACGCTGCAGGACGAGCTTTCCAGTCCAAGAAATAATGCGGCCTTGAGGAGATCAAATCTGATCTGGCGACTCGCTGTCCgtcaaaatctgaaaattcataGAGTGTTTGATCAGGTGGAAATGTTTGGAATTCGATGAGGCTCCCCAATGATTTGCGTTCCAAATAAATAGATCGATTGATAGCGTATGTGCGCGTTAGTTCGCGATTGACGCGCGGTCTATGGGTAGAGAATTTAAAATTAGACGGTCGACGCGTCTTTATGTATTGcgagatacatatgtacactgGTTATGATAGTATACGGTGAAAAGTAAAACGGGCAATGTCCCTCGGTCATAGTTCCGAAGGTTAAGCGGCGAGAGCGACAGGTATAATAGGGAGAGATCATGCGCCGGAGTGATTAGACGAATCGTTGACTAgagaatatttacaattagatcAATTTTGGCAACGATCTACGTCCCATCGAATACGGAGCCCAACGTGCTGCTATCCGAACACTGCAGCGGAACATTGATATTCGAATCGGTGAGAAATCGTCGGGCACGAAATGAAAGGGAAACAGATTATAAATCCCCGGTTATTATTGAGACGGTGACCATCCGGGCGTGGCCCAATTTAAAATACACACATCCCGCAGATACGAgcgcaaaaatatatattcgcaAATAAAAATAGCGGTGCAGCAATAATTGGACCTCTATACTGGCTCTCCCGTCCTATACCGATAAGATTTTATAGCTTGCGCGTACAACGGCGTCGTGAGGACGCAACGCGAGGATGAATTTCCGAAATAATTATGTGTATATGCGCCCGTATGCACATACGCACCTACATATGTCACATAGGTGTCGTTTATGActcatatatattttgtatttatatgtaGCATATATGTAGACAGAGTCGAAGGCCACGGCAGAGAAATTGGCAATTATGACAGACATACATACCCCGTTGATAGTGGGACAAGGTGGAGAACTACAACCTTTGGCAGCTCCGGTCTCGCAGCTGTCATCGAAGCGTCCGTCATTTATGATACGTTGCACGCAATTACGAAATTCTCGCCCGATGAGTggattgaaaaacttgaagaaattcgaatcaacGAAATGAAGAAACAACACCACGGGAAATCCCGCGGCAGCGATTCCGCCTCTACTCCGTGGCTATATATCTATTTTGCACACGGATACATTATTTCCGTCGTATGACGTCGGGATTCGGCTTGGTGGCAACGTCACTGAAAATGTCGTAAACAGACGCACCTATTCGGCGTAGCATATTTCATGTGTACATCATACacgcggtataggtatgtgacAACTGTCACTGGCAAGATCGCCAAAGAACGTCAACCACCAGACACCTGCTATATCAACACATCGGCAGGAAATCGAAGGTCGCCGCGGTCAAGATCGACCCGATTCGCGTCTagctgagaaagaaaaaaaaaagaaaaatccgcAGCCCCCCTCGGAGGATTCGACGCGATTTTCACCCCTTGACCCTTCCGCTGGAAGACTGTGGCCCTCGAAAATCCACACGTCACGCGAAGTAGTTCCTCCTAGGAGAGAGAAATAAGCGGACGAAGGATCGAAAGAAGCTGCGGTGGATTCCGTTTTGCGCACGGTTCGATCGTTTAGGGTAATTCATATTATCGCTGTAAAAATACGAAGGTATACAATTCatctaataataaataaagacgAGGAGTAATAAGATGGAGTCCATTCAGCGAAAGATTTGGATGTTTTGACCTGCAAAATCGGAGTATGCTAGTGGGGGTTGCCATAAATGTCtcgcaagaattttcaaattttcccgcGGTGCGGCAGCACGGAGCGACCTATACTAGTCGAGCTTTTTTCGACGCGGACGAGCAGTGTAAGGTCCAACCCCCGAACCAAACGGTCATCCGAATCTATaggtaaaataatttgatcgaTCGTCTATCGATCCGcatcaacgaaaatataacAAAGTTTTTTGAGCGAGGATTTTAAACTAAACTCACCATCCATTGATCATAAACGCcgtcatttttatattcaaaaaaaaaaaaaaaaccaaaaagagaaaagaaaaccaaaaaaattgagaaaattttgtattcatCCATACCGCAACTATAGAGCTGCTGTGAGTGCACGGACTAATCACCCAAACaccaaatttgaataattattcacgaGATCCAATCGAAACCGGTgttgaaacgaacaaaaatattatttcacgtaGCTACGTAAGCGTACACATTATACGTTGCATACGtatcaaataataaaactataatacatacatgtatcaTGTACTGTGGTAATATAGTGTGACTACAATCATCTACACATAATTTTTCTGGATGTGATTATGTACTTCAACTTTATTAGTATGAGAAAAGCTCTGTAGCTAACAAGATTTTTCATACTTATCACATATACTTGTTTAATAAAGACTAATGTTTTTGCATGAATCCATAATTAACACCCTTGTCTTTgatttcccgttttttttctgtttgaatttttgccacatttttttatactcccatttatttgatttttatttgtgtTGAAATGCTGGCGATTTTCAGATCGTATTGTTTTTGCAGTTTTATTCACGTTAAATTATAcattcgacgatttttcaatctgGAAGTGCtatgaatatgaataaataacgtaGGCAAATAGCGCGTGAAGAtcgtagagaaaaaagtgaaaaaagattttctgtaaatcagaaatgaaaatatagaaaCAGTAAGATACTTGAGAAGACCATGCCTGAGGATGTATAAATAAGTTTGTTTATCGAAGGCAAGCTCGCACTTGACTCGATGATTGAAGgggtgaaataataatgagaaaaatgagaaacatgCGGGCGGTTctacttttcaaatttatttgcgcTTCGGGCGATGACGTTGGCAACGATTCCTGTCAAAGTTTATAGAGGATTAGGGATGCAGCAGGTGCAGTTGATTAGATTGAGACATGAGCACGTTgtttatgataattataatgtcGAGGATTTGTTTAGGGGTTATATAACGCCGCGTATTTATAAGCTCGCGTAAAAATAGAGCGCCGAGATTGCTGGCTTACTTTGCCGGACCAACGCGGTACCTCTACTACTGTCAACCGGCAACCGCAATAAAGTAGTACGAACTTATTTGCGTCGGACGCATCGTTCGACTACTAATTGTCCGTCGTCCCCGCCATTCGTCACGGTTGTAAAGTACGCTatattacgtacgtaactattgaataataaaattttcacaaaacaACAATTTAACACTGCGTTGACttcggaaaaattgataatatcggaaaagaaatttatcaaCGATTTGTGCagtaaatactttttttttttatttcaattggaggaacatttttattcgaattccgGCTTATCgaatctcttttttattctgtaAATTATAACCGGACGTTCAGGGGGAATTCATAGCATATAGCTGACCGTTGATTTCCGCgattaaagaagaaaaaaacaactagcCCACGCGTGTGTCACTGAATTCTATACGAGCGAGAGACGAGCCAAGGCCACGTGTTACGGAGTATCTCTTAGgccaaaaatttgataatatttcagACGAAGATTATTATACGAGAGCAAATGATGCAGGCATCTTATTGTTAGGAAGGCGATGTATCGTAAGATGTCGATAACTCGCACGCGGAGATGTATTTCAGTTTTTGGACCTATGCCCTAGATGTTTGGGTTGACCAGGCCACGATTATATTTAGAAGACCGTTAATTTACACCCGCTCGGATGAGCACTCGAACCTTTGAGATATTCAACTCTCTAGATTAGTCATCGCTTTATCCATGTAACATCCGCGGGGATATATAACTATGGATCAGCACTTCCCGGATAAATATGAAACGATTTTACGATCGCCCAATTTATACTATTCGGGaaaacgatttttgaaaatgcaCCAGCGAAAGGCGTGTGAACCTTAGGAGCCTCCGGttctaaattttgaaaatgaataaacatgaaaagttgaaaagaggTGAGAAACGGCGAAGAACCGGATGTGAAAACGATCACCGACAGTTCCCGCAGTCGTTTATTGGGTCATTATCAGTGAAAGAATAGAAGCCCGTTTCGCGAGACGGAAATCGGTCAAAGTCAACGTTGCAGGGGAAGCCGGGATTGAATGTCCACCTGTTTCGAACTAAAAATGGCCGCGCCCCGGCCAACCTAAAATTAGAGACGCGCGAATCTGGGCCTCTTGCGTCAGGCGACGAGTGTGGGCGCCTAGGAAGCATGTTGCGTCTGTGCGTCCATTATACTTATTTGCATCTTCGTTCGCCCCTTTTTCCTCGCCATCATTGGCACCATCCTTGATTTACGTGCATCGCTTCGTCATTTCCCGCAATTTCGGACGAGCCCCTCTTTCCTCAAGCGTCACCCCTTCGAGTTGCGCTTGTACAATTCCGCGTCCCCCCAGGGGTGGGTTTGAGCACACGACCcctaaaaaaatgtttcatttATCTCAAATTTCTACTAGCGGCAATGATTTCGCTCGCTTCCTGATTCGTTTGGCGCGGATCTGCGGATATCGGAGTTTGCAAATATGTGAAATCACACAGTGAAAGATCGGCGGGCAGAAGGAAACCGCTAAAATTAGATCCGGCCATTGCgtcaacaaaaataaaaggcgACTCGGGTGTCTACATCGGTGTTCTGGATTGGCCATCTCCCTAAACGTCACGGCCAATCGGAAAAGAGCTTTTATTCGAGTGGGCTCTAGACATTTCTAAACGATTatcgcgaatattttcaatatatttttagATCCACGTTGTGGCTGGCCAAAACAAGAAATTTGTGCGTACGGGCACGTACGGCGAGCTTTTACCCCGTGAGCACACGAATACGCTTCATAAAAGGGGTGCGTTAGTCACGGAGCTCCTGCGTCGAATAGAATTCCGGAAACacttgtttcaaattttggcattCTCATTTTTAGCACATCAGCTTtcactctttttctctcctcttccagTAGCAAGTAGCGCGCGAGATTGCCATCTCTAAAAATATATCCGTGGCAATTACCTGATGCAAGGTTACAGAAACATAACTGACGGTTATAAATATAACTGCCGTTCGTGCAATCCTATTATACATAAACAGGAACAGTTAACGCGGGAAACTAAAATCCACAGGATAGTTAACGTTCcttcaaatatttgcaaattCCATCTTTTAAATAGAAGATCAGAAATAATTCAGCTCGATCGAATACCACGCCACGTTCAtcgaatgatcgatcgattaattttctgtTAACAGCGAACGAGTGTGGTTAGCAGATCAGTAGAGCGGCAATATGGACGCGCGATTCAAGAGCAACCTCGCCATGATTGGTCGCAATGAGCCCATCACAAAAAAGGCCAAGTTCTGGCAAAGCTACGTGCGCGCCCTTAAAGGTACGTTTCACAAATCCAACTTATAATGTGGGAGGATAATCATCAAGAATGTATAACGGAGAGATGCGCACGTGATGTAACGACGATTTCATTCACACTCGCGCGTTAAATCATCTTCAGGAACCGACGATATGAGGGCTCCCGAACACACCCACAGGCCCCGTAGCATCTACCGCTCCGATTTCCCTGAGCTGCATTCCACCTCGTGGCCATGGGGAAAGTCCATCTACGATGACCCCACCCACGCCGGCGACCGCATCAACGTGCCTGGATACAGGTATGTTTCTACGATACCCTCAATTTCCATCAATCTGAGCCTTATCAATTTTCCGGCGATTTGAAGAACGGATTTTTGCGATCTCCTTCGAGTATTGCGATccgattgattgatcgatcgattgcggAGTGCAGATGATAGTAGGAGTTAATAATTACGTAtcccgaatattttttttttccaaggtaCCTCCCCGTTCATCGTGAGATTTACGGCTACTCCCCAAGGCAGCTGTACCCCCACCAGTACAGACCGGTTGAGCGCTTCACCCCCGGTACGTACTAAACAgctaagaaacgaaaaaacgaaaactacaaaaaaatgattaaaaaaaaaaaaaaactacaaaaaaatgaatgttcTTGAAAACGAAAgttttgaaatgaaagaaaagaaaaaaaaaaattatcattcacGCAACCATCGCATCATACCGACAAGAGAATCGTCCGATGATTTCAAAATATAAAACGCACTCGGGGTCACAGCattaaatataatacacacatATGAATGTATCTGTATGTGACGTGGGGGAACCTTTTGAACCTTAGTTTGAAGATCTAATTTGTGAGATACGGGCGTTTTTACTTCAATTGTATTATACAGTAATGTGAAAATGAGAACCAATTATTGGTAGATAATTTTTGACTCGGTTTTCGTCATTCGAGTCGTTAAATTGTCGATTTCCTGTAGTATGTTCATGGCACGTTCACGTAAAATGTAATTCAGAAGTAAAAACGCTGACGTATATAAGAGATCTGGTAATAACATCCTGAAACAAAAGTACCTATACACTCGATATAGTATATAATGTCTTCGGTAACACAATCTACGAATGAGTAATAAaaatggtatacatataatactaTACATCTTGTAGCCCTACCATCTGTTAGTAaatcaataatatatataactgtAATTAATGACTATCATTAATCAGGCATCATATCATAAATATGGTAAACTAATATTACTCTATTTGTATCTAAgttagtatatatatttaaatacatacgtatacaaattttaattatacttTATATGCCAAGCAgtcatctatacatatataacatcCGTTGATAAAGAATACCAATCACACCAAAAGTCAATTAATATTTCGAAACAACCCAATTCTCATTAACATGTCGCTCGTTGAGTGGATTAAGAATACGGATCAGTTTCGTTTAGGTGTATAATATGAACTTCAAAATTATGCAAATAGCTGATATTTAAGCGACAATCATATTTCAAAGATTAATATATgcgaataattcaataaaaaatcacATCGAAGAACTGACAAATACTTTAATACGAACCGTATTCCATATCTGGGTATAATTATCGTTAGTGAAAAAGATCGTTTCTCAGATTCGATGACCGGAAGTTCGACACGCGAATAATTAGAAATCTATGTACTGGTCATCGAGTAATAAGGACAGTTGTAaagacgaataatttttaattcatatCGGAATTCGACATCCACTTTCAGATCACGGTTTTTTTGGTCGCGAACAATCTAGTTTGCATAAATTATATCCAGTCACAAAAACAAGGTGGTTAACAAATTCTAATGATCGTTTATCCGTCGTGTTCGTCCCGAACCCGTTGTGCACCAgtgttcgatattttttacccTTGAGCTAAcgtttttcactttgcatgcTTCTGATTCTGATTTTTGCAGGAGCATTACTCGGAAAATGGCTCATTTTGAATCTTGAGATCGATTTGAGCGATCTGAAACGTAAACAGATCGCTCGAAAATGGAACGTAAAAGAACACAATCTTTTCAACAGTATGGTATTGAGACGTGATGTTTATAGAAAGTCACTATTCACCGGTTCGAAATTTTCCCTGTTGCCGCCGGCATACGCCCCTCAATTATTTTGATCTATGAATTGAGTAGGCTTTTAAGGTTTAGCTGTTTATAATAATGCCAAACTCCTCGATTCGAGTACTAAACGTTTCAGCGGATAGATCCAACTCTCAGCCGCAGCTCAATTTACAAATGATGTATTCAATTGTAAATCGTCCTATcgacttgtattttttatcgaattccTGCATCTGGTGTCCATATGTCTCCAACGAATTTCCGATAACACGACCAAACATaaatgtacagaaaaaaaagtgccatAAATGTTTGGAGCGAAGAATTGATCTGcaaaaagaattagaaaatacatagaaaatattgaatcgtagtcaaccaaaaaaaaaagaagtaccaTTCAATATGGCCGCCAAACTtgaaaaagctggaaattttAATGAAGCTTATCGTGTTCTAATTATGTTTCCGATTTTTTGCCCGAAATTTTGATCGACGAGTGAGTCACTTCATGGTGTCATCAAACTTCGAGGCAAACTTTCGGCGCGAAAACTCGTCAACATTTAATATACGCTCTAATAAATAATATGCACGGAAACGGAAGTGTTACTAACAGAATAAggcaaaatttattacaaacaATATGACAATtaatttgaattaattaaaccACGATCCAAAAATTTCTGTCTTTTTCAGGCAATGGCATGTTTTCTTTAATACCTCCCAATAGCTTAAGCTCTTATTCCACGACCACCAAAAtatgtaatttttgtttctaacACCCTGAGATAATGAGAACCACACGATTACAGTGATATAGAAttttatcgacaattttttacacgaaattacgaataattatttcggtTCTAAGGTGAACTTCTCTGGGGGTAGTGCGCTGCAGTTTTACGCgcatattttttgaataatttatatacaatttttttcttgtccacaaatgaaacaaaaattatatccgGTATACAAAGAGAATAACTCTGCCCTATTTTGGCGCACAATGTGATATGccatcgaaatttttattttctaaatcaACATTGAGTtgattaccttttttttcctcttcatcccGAGTTCGCGGGAAGATATGGAGATTTTTTACAAGGAATTACTTGAAGGTCAGTAtgtgctttttgttttttttttcattcacctgcTTCGTAGAGACGCAGTAAATTTTTATAACCAGTTCgcaattcatttatattttctcatcttGAAACACaacgtatatacattatatgaaCGACGTATTGAAAGACCCATTCAATTCCTAAGATTTTTTCAGCGCGGAATAAAATGGCTCTAATCCTtccaaattgttcaaattgctgtttatttgcattttattAGGAGATGACCATTCAATCTAATCTTTGTACTATTACCAAGCGAGCAATTTTATCTCTTGAAAAAATCTTGTCGCATCCTCAGCTTGTCGTCTTCATTTGTAATGCGAAGGTGGTTAAATTAACAAAAAGCATGGGAAATGTTGCATGATGTAtgaagtaaaatatttttttaaatctcctGTTTAAACGCAGCTCAAATACTAAATCATCGAAAGAGCGAATTTAATTTTGCAGCAATCAGCATTTTTcaagtaaacaaaaaaaaaaaaaaaattaaatgagtaaaaaattggTTCAGATTGTGTGCCGAGTCGACAAACCATTGTGAAAGAATCAATCATCTCAAATTGTTCGTCATTTATTAGCGCACGTAGATTCATAGCTGTGTTGAAATGTGATTttctgtacatgtataattatagAAGCGTATATTGATGACACATGTAATATGTGAAATGGAATTATCTCGTTGATAAAAcacgaacaaaaattaaaattaaaaaacaacgattttttttgtgacAATTAAACTTACAGCAGATTTTAAATTCTTATACCCTTATGGACACAGCGGCTGGTGATTGgcttgtttttcgttttttcattagaaaaaaaaaagagtctattaaaaatatataccacaGCTACGTCTGTGGGGATAAAACCATAAATTATGTAACTAATAATTATAAGGCAGATGGgaaattttgttcaattcgTAATTGCGTGCCTACAAGTACTTTTTTCactgaatattttcatatttctgaaataaaCAGCTAAATTCGATGCTGACAAAGCCTGGAACGACCATCTCGACCGTCTTGCCGATATCGATAAAATGTACCCCAGCCAGTCGCCCTTGTTGAACCGACACAAAAACCGAGGAGGCAACCATCTATCGACGAAACCACTTTTCGACATTCACGGTAATTATCACCACAATGCGACGGATTTTTTAAGTCTCCTTCGATGGAATTGAATCTTTAACTAACAAACAATTTTGAAACATATTTACACAGGAAATCTGCTCGATGATTTGGCCGCACTGACCGAGTTCCCATCTCTCCTGCGTAAGAAGCCGTTGTGGGATTTGCTTGAGCCTTCACCAACGGCACCGATTAGCGCGTTCTCCAGGGACCCATGGTGGTACCCGAGCTACGCGCCCTACATCCCGAATTATGCGCAATTCAGGACACCCTTCTACCTGAGGGATAGCTACCTGAGCCCCGTCAAGCGTCGTTACCTCTGGAGCCGACACCCCCTCAGGCCTCTGGGTAAGCAATTCACAATCAGTGACGGTCGATTGACTGGAATTTTGTATCATCATAGATGATATTAttaattctttgaaaatatttacagtTCAACTCTGTAGGAGTATAGGATAAAAATTAGAGTAACGGCGATCAGGTTCAGAAAAATACCACAGATATATTGTGATCTGAAGTTTCTGGCGCGCTTTAGATTCCCATAATGAtatatcgaaattttcttaTCTATTATTTCAGAGAACTATTGCTCCCAATTTTGCTATTATTCAAAGCCATGCCCACGAGTTCTATTTACGGAACCATGGTACAATGACTGCCATTGGTAATGACAACGTGAGGTCAGAATAAAAATACTCTCATAATGGAAAACGTTTGTCATTAATCAATCAAGTGACTTGAAGAACAATAGAGTGCAGAAATCCCCCATTTCCCTACATACATATGCGAAATTTTGTACCTAATTCGTTCAAGATTAATTAATAGTTATGATTAACATGTGTCTCTACATGTGAACGTTCCGTAAATCTGTGAATATTACATTTCTTATCCCATATATTACatgttttggaaattttcttcaatgcTCAGccctattttttatctttcattgtTATACGTACTGTGTAAATGTTTAGTTAGGGTATAGGGTTGTCGAAGTTCGTTAGAAAAACttgtgatcctttttttttttgcaaatctaAATGTAGTTTATTATGTCCTAGATGATCGTCGATTTGTAATAATTACGTTTTAAAGTcctgtgaaataatttttattagtGTGAATACGACGTCATTAAATAACCAATTGCGATTACGgatcgaaaatatttacgttatctttcattttcagctCACGTCTTCTAGGGACTCTTTACCACCCGAGAAGAATCGAGTGAAACCGacgaatatgaataaaaagaaaaaaacacatatTATCATCGCCCACTCAGAAATTTGATGTTCAAAGTCTGACTCGCCCccggaattttatttattaacattTTCGTTTACCTCGAAATTCTATAAGGATTATAGTTTCATcaatattatcaat from Athalia rosae chromosome 1, iyAthRosa1.1, whole genome shotgun sequence carries:
- the LOC105692963 gene encoding uncharacterized protein LOC105692963 isoform X2, whose amino-acid sequence is MDARFKSNLAMIGRNEPITKKAKFWQSYVRALKGTDDMRAPEHTHRPRSIYRSDFPELHSTSWPWGKSIYDDPTHAGDRINVPGYRYLPVHREIYGYSPRQLYPHQYRPVERFTPAKFDADKAWNDHLDRLADIDKMYPSQSPLLNRHKNRGGNHLSTKPLFDIHGNLLDDLAALTEFPSLLRKKPLWDLLEPSPTAPISAFSRDPWWYPSYAPYIPNYAQFRTPFYLRDSYLSPVKRRYLWSRHPLRPLAHVF
- the LOC105692963 gene encoding uncharacterized protein LOC105692963 isoform X1, which produces MDARFKSNLAMIGRNEPITKKAKFWQSYVRALKGTDDMRAPEHTHRPRSIYRSDFPELHSTSWPWGKSIYDDPTHAGDRINVPGYRYLPVHREIYGYSPRQLYPHQYRPVERFTPAKFDADKAWNDHLDRLADIDKMYPSQSPLLNRHKNRGGNHLSTKPLFDIHGNLLDDLAALTEFPSLLRKKPLWDLLEPSPTAPISAFSRDPWWYPSYAPYIPNYAQFRTPFYLRDSYLSPVKRRYLWSRHPLRPLENYCSQFCYYSKPCPRVLFTEPWYNDCHW